The Solenopsis invicta isolate M01_SB chromosome 12, UNIL_Sinv_3.0, whole genome shotgun sequence genome window below encodes:
- the LOC105198364 gene encoding uncharacterized protein LOC105198364 isoform X4: MKVLSSATFFGVFMIKYNSFCFNIEGMKDLLIQLQHVHNNIKDKNEIAIIKKYHCIAKRYVTGLIAVLFCGTFAMIIVQFWTNMVGVDLSTNASKKYHFIFITEYFIDQEKYIGLIYLHVNAAFCIGLIAMIAIGAILIAYIQHICGMFRIASYRIEYVININILQNVTQKHKIWMAENIGYAVDIHRQAMKLMKQLMSILEIMMFCLIVCGIASLSLNLFQLVLFRNDIGSIIMPFVFVTVCMLYMFLANLMGQNIIDHNHYVLNTAYNVQWYKSSLHMQKMILFLLQRGTKEFTLNVAGLFDASMECFATLFKASVSYFTVIYSMR; the protein is encoded by the exons ATGAAGGTTTTATCTTCCGCAACTTTCTTCGGTGTATTCATGATAAAATATAACTCGTTTTGTTTTAATATCGAAGGT ATGAAGGATTTATTGATTCAACTTCAACACGTacacaataatataaaagataaaaatgaaattgctattataaaaaagtatcacTGTATTGCGAAACGTTATGTAACTGGACTGATAG CAGTACTATTTTGCGGAACGTTTGCGATGATTATAGTACAATTTTGGACGAATATGGTTGGTGTTGATTTATCGACAAACGCATCTAAAAAGtaccattttatatttataacagaGTATTTCAttgatcaagaaaaatatattggttTGATTTATTTACACGTTAACGCAGCTTTTTGCATTGGTTTGATTGCTATGATAGCAATTGGTGCAATACTTATTGCATATATTCAGCATATTTGTGGAATGTTTAGAATTGCTAG ttATCGTAtcgaatatgtaataaatatcaaCATTCTACAGAATGTCACTCAAAAACATAAAATCTGGATGGCTGAGAACATCGGTTACGCCGTAGACATTCATCGGCAAGCTATGAA attaatgaaacaattaatGTCAATCTTGGAGATAATGATGTTTTGTTTAATAGTATGTGGCATAGCTTCTTTGAGCCTCAACTTGTTTCAA TTAGTATTATTCAGAAATGATATTGGGAGTATTATAATGCCATTTGTATTTGTGACAGtatgtatgttatatatgtttttagCCAATCTTATGGGACAGAATATAATTGATCACAATCATTATGTACTCAATACTGC GTACAACGTTCAGTGGTATAAATCTTCTTTGCACatgcaaaaaatgatattattcttGTTGCAAAGAGGAACCAAGGAATTTACTTTAAATGTTGCTGGACTATTTGATGCATCTATGGAGTGTTTTGCTACg CTATTTAAAGCCTCGGTGTCATATTTTACTGTTATATATTCAATGCGATGA
- the LOC120359127 gene encoding uncharacterized protein LOC120359127, whose amino-acid sequence MKVLSSASFFAFYTIKYYAFYFNIKSVKELMMQLQCVHNKLKDKNEITIIKKYDCLAQRFTTIITTLGICGICSSITMQLWMNIDVNTSTNVSRSFNFLITTEYFIDQNKYFYLIFLHINAAICVGTISIVAVGTINIAYVQHICGMFRIASYRIEYAINIRILHHVSLRDKIWMAKGVIYAVNIHRQAMILAKHFISTFQKMFACLIVCGVASCSLNLFQLSSFQNDVQKFLFSFTISFMIIIYMFLTNLMGQKIIDHNNHVLITAYNVKWYKTPVHIQRMILFLLQIGAKEFTLNIGGLIHGSMEGFAMLMKATISYFTVIHSIR is encoded by the exons ATGAAGGTTTTGTCTTCCGCATCTTTCTTCgctttttatacaataaagtaTTATGCGTTCTATTTTAACATCAAAAGT GTGAAGGAATTAATGATGCAGCTTCAGTGTGTACACAATAAATTAAaggataaaaatgaaattactatcataaaaaaatatgactgCCTTGCGCAACGTTTTACGACTATAATTACGA CACTTGGAATTTGCGGAATATGTAGTAGCATTACAATGCAACTTTGGATGAATATTGATGTTAATACATCAACGAACGTGTCTCGATCAttcaattttctaattacaACAGAATACTTCATTGatcaaaacaaatatttttatttgatttttttgcatatCAACGCAGCCATTTGCGTTGGTACTATTTCAATAGTAGCAGTTGGCACAATAAACATTGCGTATGTCCAGCATATCTGTGGAATGTTTAGAATTGCTAG cTACCGTATCGAGTAcgcaataaatataagaattttacaCCATGTTTCGCTGAGAGATAAGATCTGGATGGCCAAGGGCGTAATTTATGCCGTAAATATTCACCGGCAAGCTATGAT ATTGGCCAAGCATTTCATATCCACATTCCAGAAAATGTTTGCTTGTTTAATAGTGTGTGGCGTAGCTTCTTGTAGCCTTAATTTGTTTCAA ttaTCATCATTTCAAAATGACgtccaaaaatttttattctcatttacaATTTCGTTTATGATTAtcatatatatgtttttaaccAATCTTATGGGACAAAAGATTATTGACCACAATAATCATGTACTCATTACTGc GTACAACGTTAAATGGTATAAAACTCCTGTACATATCCAAAGAATGATACTATTTTTGTTGCAAATAGGAGCCAaagaatttactttaaatatcgGTGGATTAATTCATGGATCTATGGAGGGTTTCGCTAtg TTAATGAAAGCCACGATATCTTACTTTACTGTGATACATTCTATACGATAA
- the LOC105198364 gene encoding uncharacterized protein LOC105198364 isoform X2, translated as MYSHRLRHNYSRRKPHKDMIQIKDRCQYFNVNRILLLIVGLWPYQQSSFTTFQQIFVTTTFITFILFQLTSFLTSRCTSEFLMKVLSSATFFGVFMIKYNSFCFNIEGMKDLLIQLQHVHNNIKDKNEIAIIKKYHCIAKRYVTGLIVLFCGTFAMIIVQFWTNMVGVDLSTNASKKYHFIFITEYFIDQEKYIGLIYLHVNAAFCIGLIAMIAIGAILIAYIQHICGMFRIASYRIEYVININILQNVTQKHKIWMAENIGYAVDIHRQAMKLMKQLMSILEIMMFCLIVCGIASLSLNLFQLVLFRNDIGSIIMPFVFVTVCMLYMFLANLMGQNIIDHNHYVLNTAYNVQWYKSSLHMQKMILFLLQRGTKEFTLNVAGLFDASMECFATLFKASVSYFTVIYSMR; from the exons ATGTACTCCCATCGGCTGCGTCACAATTATTCGCGTCGGAAGCCTCATAAAGATATGATCCAAATAAAAGATCGTTGTCagtattttaatgtaaatagaattttattactcATAGTCGGCTTATGGCCTTACCAACAATCTAGCTTTACTACATTTCAGCAGATTTTTGTTACTACTacatttataacgtttattCTATTTCAG CTGACATCATTTCTAACGTCAAGATGTACTTCGGAATTTCTCATGAAGGTTTTATCTTCCGCAACTTTCTTCGGTGTATTCATGATAAAATATAACTCGTTTTGTTTTAATATCGAAGGT ATGAAGGATTTATTGATTCAACTTCAACACGTacacaataatataaaagataaaaatgaaattgctattataaaaaagtatcacTGTATTGCGAAACGTTATGTAACTGGACTGATAG TACTATTTTGCGGAACGTTTGCGATGATTATAGTACAATTTTGGACGAATATGGTTGGTGTTGATTTATCGACAAACGCATCTAAAAAGtaccattttatatttataacagaGTATTTCAttgatcaagaaaaatatattggttTGATTTATTTACACGTTAACGCAGCTTTTTGCATTGGTTTGATTGCTATGATAGCAATTGGTGCAATACTTATTGCATATATTCAGCATATTTGTGGAATGTTTAGAATTGCTAG ttATCGTAtcgaatatgtaataaatatcaaCATTCTACAGAATGTCACTCAAAAACATAAAATCTGGATGGCTGAGAACATCGGTTACGCCGTAGACATTCATCGGCAAGCTATGAA attaatgaaacaattaatGTCAATCTTGGAGATAATGATGTTTTGTTTAATAGTATGTGGCATAGCTTCTTTGAGCCTCAACTTGTTTCAA TTAGTATTATTCAGAAATGATATTGGGAGTATTATAATGCCATTTGTATTTGTGACAGtatgtatgttatatatgtttttagCCAATCTTATGGGACAGAATATAATTGATCACAATCATTATGTACTCAATACTGC GTACAACGTTCAGTGGTATAAATCTTCTTTGCACatgcaaaaaatgatattattcttGTTGCAAAGAGGAACCAAGGAATTTACTTTAAATGTTGCTGGACTATTTGATGCATCTATGGAGTGTTTTGCTACg CTATTTAAAGCCTCGGTGTCATATTTTACTGTTATATATTCAATGCGATGA
- the LOC120359122 gene encoding uncharacterized protein LOC120359122 has translation MTRISQYCININRILLIAVGLWPYKQSKLTRFQCIFFCVILSSGIIFQVTPLITLKCTMELVIKVLSSVSFCLIFLIQYNTCCLKIELVKNLLMQLEHIHNKLTDKNEIAIVYKYSGIGQRYTVMFTALAIGGLFIITISQIWLIAAVDSSINASESHYVFIMEYFIDQEKYFYLVLLHTYVVICVGVIVIVTTSTMVITYVEHTCGMFKIASYRIEHAVHMSIQNTLQNKILMTKGIICAVDIHRQAMKMSEHFVALFEKCIFVLTGCSLMCFTLNLFQLSQTTSFTNNYNKLFLPSMYAIISVLYMLIANYIGQSVIDHNNDLFVTVYNVQWYKSPLYVQRMILFLLQRGTKKFTLNICGLYDGSIEWFATLMKAAVSYFTLMHSVQS, from the exons ATGACACGTATTTCTCAGTATTGTATAAATATCAATAGAATCTTATTGATTGCTGTTGGCTTATGGCCTTACAAACAATCTAAATTGACTCGATTTCAGTGTATTTtcttttgtgttattttatcaTCGGGTATTATATTTCAG GTGACaccattaataacattaaaatgtacTATGGAACTTGTTATCAAGGTGCTGTCTTCCGTATCGTTctgtttaatttttctaatacaatataatacttGCTGTCTTAAAATTGAACTT gtaaaaaatttactaatgCAACTTGAACATATACATAATAAGTTAACGGATAAAAACGAAATTGCTATTGTATACAAATATAGCGGCATTGGCCAACGCTATACGGTTATGTTTACag CACTTGCAATTGgtggattatttattattactataagcCAAATTTGGTTAATTGCTGCTGTTGATTCATCAATAAATGCATCTGAATCACATTATGTCTTTATTATGGAATATTTTATTgaccaagaaaaatatttttatttggttCTATTGCACACTTACGTAGTAATATGCGTGGGAGTGATTGTAATAGTGACAACAAGTACAATGGTCATTACATACGTTGAACATACCTGTGGAATGTTTAAAATTGCTAG CTATCGTATCGAGCATGCAGTACACATGAGTATTCAAAATACGCTACAAAATAAGATTTTGATGACTAAAGGCATAATTTGTGCCGTAGACATTCATCGACAGGCTATGAA aaTGAGTGAGCATTTCGTAGCcttgtttgaaaaatgtatatttgttcTTACGGGATGTTCACTAATGTGCTTTACGCTCAACTTGTTTCAA cTTTCTCAAACAACatcatttacaaataattacaataaattgttCCTGCCATCTATGTATGCAATTATAAGCGTCTTATACATGCTTATAGCCAATTATATCGGACAGAGTGTAATCGATCATAATAATGACCTATTCGTTACTGT ATACAACGTTCAATGGTATAAATCCCCATTATATGTACAACGAATGATACTATTCCTACTGCAAAgaggaacaaaaaaatttactttaaatatttgtggACTGTATGATGGATCCATAGAATGGTTTGCCACg TTAATGAAAGCAGCAGTATCTTATTTTACTCTCATGCATTCTGTACAGTCAtag
- the LOC105198364 gene encoding uncharacterized protein LOC105198364 isoform X3, whose protein sequence is MLTSFLTSRCTSEFLMKVLSSATFFGVFMIKYNSFCFNIEGMKDLLIQLQHVHNNIKDKNEIAIIKKYHCIAKRYVTGLIAVLFCGTFAMIIVQFWTNMVGVDLSTNASKKYHFIFITEYFIDQEKYIGLIYLHVNAAFCIGLIAMIAIGAILIAYIQHICGMFRIASYRIEYVININILQNVTQKHKIWMAENIGYAVDIHRQAMKLMKQLMSILEIMMFCLIVCGIASLSLNLFQLVLFRNDIGSIIMPFVFVTVCMLYMFLANLMGQNIIDHNHYVLNTAYNVQWYKSSLHMQKMILFLLQRGTKEFTLNVAGLFDASMECFATLFKASVSYFTVIYSMR, encoded by the exons atg CTGACATCATTTCTAACGTCAAGATGTACTTCGGAATTTCTCATGAAGGTTTTATCTTCCGCAACTTTCTTCGGTGTATTCATGATAAAATATAACTCGTTTTGTTTTAATATCGAAGGT ATGAAGGATTTATTGATTCAACTTCAACACGTacacaataatataaaagataaaaatgaaattgctattataaaaaagtatcacTGTATTGCGAAACGTTATGTAACTGGACTGATAG CAGTACTATTTTGCGGAACGTTTGCGATGATTATAGTACAATTTTGGACGAATATGGTTGGTGTTGATTTATCGACAAACGCATCTAAAAAGtaccattttatatttataacagaGTATTTCAttgatcaagaaaaatatattggttTGATTTATTTACACGTTAACGCAGCTTTTTGCATTGGTTTGATTGCTATGATAGCAATTGGTGCAATACTTATTGCATATATTCAGCATATTTGTGGAATGTTTAGAATTGCTAG ttATCGTAtcgaatatgtaataaatatcaaCATTCTACAGAATGTCACTCAAAAACATAAAATCTGGATGGCTGAGAACATCGGTTACGCCGTAGACATTCATCGGCAAGCTATGAA attaatgaaacaattaatGTCAATCTTGGAGATAATGATGTTTTGTTTAATAGTATGTGGCATAGCTTCTTTGAGCCTCAACTTGTTTCAA TTAGTATTATTCAGAAATGATATTGGGAGTATTATAATGCCATTTGTATTTGTGACAGtatgtatgttatatatgtttttagCCAATCTTATGGGACAGAATATAATTGATCACAATCATTATGTACTCAATACTGC GTACAACGTTCAGTGGTATAAATCTTCTTTGCACatgcaaaaaatgatattattcttGTTGCAAAGAGGAACCAAGGAATTTACTTTAAATGTTGCTGGACTATTTGATGCATCTATGGAGTGTTTTGCTACg CTATTTAAAGCCTCGGTGTCATATTTTACTGTTATATATTCAATGCGATGA
- the LOC105198364 gene encoding uncharacterized protein LOC105198364 isoform X5, which produces MKDLLIQLQHVHNNIKDKNEIAIIKKYHCIAKRYVTGLIAVLFCGTFAMIIVQFWTNMVGVDLSTNASKKYHFIFITEYFIDQEKYIGLIYLHVNAAFCIGLIAMIAIGAILIAYIQHICGMFRIASYRIEYVININILQNVTQKHKIWMAENIGYAVDIHRQAMKLMKQLMSILEIMMFCLIVCGIASLSLNLFQLVLFRNDIGSIIMPFVFVTVCMLYMFLANLMGQNIIDHNHYVLNTAYNVQWYKSSLHMQKMILFLLQRGTKEFTLNVAGLFDASMECFATLFKASVSYFTVIYSMR; this is translated from the exons ATGAAGGATTTATTGATTCAACTTCAACACGTacacaataatataaaagataaaaatgaaattgctattataaaaaagtatcacTGTATTGCGAAACGTTATGTAACTGGACTGATAG CAGTACTATTTTGCGGAACGTTTGCGATGATTATAGTACAATTTTGGACGAATATGGTTGGTGTTGATTTATCGACAAACGCATCTAAAAAGtaccattttatatttataacagaGTATTTCAttgatcaagaaaaatatattggttTGATTTATTTACACGTTAACGCAGCTTTTTGCATTGGTTTGATTGCTATGATAGCAATTGGTGCAATACTTATTGCATATATTCAGCATATTTGTGGAATGTTTAGAATTGCTAG ttATCGTAtcgaatatgtaataaatatcaaCATTCTACAGAATGTCACTCAAAAACATAAAATCTGGATGGCTGAGAACATCGGTTACGCCGTAGACATTCATCGGCAAGCTATGAA attaatgaaacaattaatGTCAATCTTGGAGATAATGATGTTTTGTTTAATAGTATGTGGCATAGCTTCTTTGAGCCTCAACTTGTTTCAA TTAGTATTATTCAGAAATGATATTGGGAGTATTATAATGCCATTTGTATTTGTGACAGtatgtatgttatatatgtttttagCCAATCTTATGGGACAGAATATAATTGATCACAATCATTATGTACTCAATACTGC GTACAACGTTCAGTGGTATAAATCTTCTTTGCACatgcaaaaaatgatattattcttGTTGCAAAGAGGAACCAAGGAATTTACTTTAAATGTTGCTGGACTATTTGATGCATCTATGGAGTGTTTTGCTACg CTATTTAAAGCCTCGGTGTCATATTTTACTGTTATATATTCAATGCGATGA
- the LOC105198364 gene encoding uncharacterized protein LOC105198364 isoform X1, whose translation MYSHRLRHNYSRRKPHKDMIQIKDRCQYFNVNRILLLIVGLWPYQQSSFTTFQQIFVTTTFITFILFQLTSFLTSRCTSEFLMKVLSSATFFGVFMIKYNSFCFNIEGMKDLLIQLQHVHNNIKDKNEIAIIKKYHCIAKRYVTGLIAVLFCGTFAMIIVQFWTNMVGVDLSTNASKKYHFIFITEYFIDQEKYIGLIYLHVNAAFCIGLIAMIAIGAILIAYIQHICGMFRIASYRIEYVININILQNVTQKHKIWMAENIGYAVDIHRQAMKLMKQLMSILEIMMFCLIVCGIASLSLNLFQLVLFRNDIGSIIMPFVFVTVCMLYMFLANLMGQNIIDHNHYVLNTAYNVQWYKSSLHMQKMILFLLQRGTKEFTLNVAGLFDASMECFATLFKASVSYFTVIYSMR comes from the exons ATGTACTCCCATCGGCTGCGTCACAATTATTCGCGTCGGAAGCCTCATAAAGATATGATCCAAATAAAAGATCGTTGTCagtattttaatgtaaatagaattttattactcATAGTCGGCTTATGGCCTTACCAACAATCTAGCTTTACTACATTTCAGCAGATTTTTGTTACTACTacatttataacgtttattCTATTTCAG CTGACATCATTTCTAACGTCAAGATGTACTTCGGAATTTCTCATGAAGGTTTTATCTTCCGCAACTTTCTTCGGTGTATTCATGATAAAATATAACTCGTTTTGTTTTAATATCGAAGGT ATGAAGGATTTATTGATTCAACTTCAACACGTacacaataatataaaagataaaaatgaaattgctattataaaaaagtatcacTGTATTGCGAAACGTTATGTAACTGGACTGATAG CAGTACTATTTTGCGGAACGTTTGCGATGATTATAGTACAATTTTGGACGAATATGGTTGGTGTTGATTTATCGACAAACGCATCTAAAAAGtaccattttatatttataacagaGTATTTCAttgatcaagaaaaatatattggttTGATTTATTTACACGTTAACGCAGCTTTTTGCATTGGTTTGATTGCTATGATAGCAATTGGTGCAATACTTATTGCATATATTCAGCATATTTGTGGAATGTTTAGAATTGCTAG ttATCGTAtcgaatatgtaataaatatcaaCATTCTACAGAATGTCACTCAAAAACATAAAATCTGGATGGCTGAGAACATCGGTTACGCCGTAGACATTCATCGGCAAGCTATGAA attaatgaaacaattaatGTCAATCTTGGAGATAATGATGTTTTGTTTAATAGTATGTGGCATAGCTTCTTTGAGCCTCAACTTGTTTCAA TTAGTATTATTCAGAAATGATATTGGGAGTATTATAATGCCATTTGTATTTGTGACAGtatgtatgttatatatgtttttagCCAATCTTATGGGACAGAATATAATTGATCACAATCATTATGTACTCAATACTGC GTACAACGTTCAGTGGTATAAATCTTCTTTGCACatgcaaaaaatgatattattcttGTTGCAAAGAGGAACCAAGGAATTTACTTTAAATGTTGCTGGACTATTTGATGCATCTATGGAGTGTTTTGCTACg CTATTTAAAGCCTCGGTGTCATATTTTACTGTTATATATTCAATGCGATGA